One genomic segment of Arthrobacter sp. JZ12 includes these proteins:
- a CDS encoding glycosyltransferase: MTSGSQPVTIVVATFNRAEYLRRLLASIGQLEPAPAGVVVVDNASTDSTGEVLQTAAESLNVPLTVHRLPVNAGGSGGFSAGVERAIADGATWLWLMDDDVEVLPDALASFAPWLARYRCLHGRRLDHTGEPFFWQHRFNEFLGVHFPVPGNVFANSPVFQTNVACFEGVLLHADVVRTVGLPDPRFFINGDDTTYGWLISRQEPVVYIDRFVLRKARPQKQIDLGVRHLNDSSNLGRYCGMRNRGHLARYLKEHGRFNRLGFALGTVLTAGKELLRLVAVERTLSGVGSLWNGWRESRRILDDPDWAPMPALAPHESDAQ; encoded by the coding sequence ATGACTTCAGGGTCCCAGCCGGTCACCATTGTGGTGGCAACGTTCAACCGCGCGGAGTACCTGCGCCGGCTGCTTGCGTCGATCGGCCAGCTTGAGCCGGCCCCGGCGGGCGTCGTCGTCGTCGACAATGCCAGTACCGACTCGACCGGCGAGGTGCTGCAGACGGCGGCCGAGTCCCTCAACGTCCCGCTGACGGTCCACCGGCTGCCCGTGAACGCCGGCGGCTCCGGCGGATTTTCGGCAGGCGTGGAGCGGGCAATCGCCGACGGCGCCACGTGGCTATGGCTCATGGACGACGACGTCGAGGTACTTCCCGATGCCCTCGCCTCCTTTGCCCCCTGGTTGGCCCGGTACCGCTGCCTGCACGGGCGCCGGCTTGACCACACCGGCGAGCCATTCTTCTGGCAGCACCGGTTCAATGAGTTCCTCGGGGTCCACTTTCCCGTTCCCGGCAACGTGTTCGCCAACTCCCCCGTCTTCCAGACGAATGTCGCGTGCTTCGAGGGCGTCCTGCTGCACGCGGACGTCGTGCGGACGGTCGGCCTGCCGGACCCGCGCTTCTTCATCAACGGGGACGACACCACGTACGGCTGGCTCATCTCCCGGCAGGAACCCGTCGTCTACATCGACAGGTTCGTCCTCCGCAAGGCGCGGCCGCAGAAACAGATTGACCTCGGGGTGCGTCACCTGAACGACTCCAGCAACCTGGGCAGGTACTGCGGGATGCGCAACCGCGGACACCTGGCCCGGTACCTGAAGGAGCACGGCCGGTTCAACCGGCTCGGCTTTGCCCTCGGCACGGTCCTCACGGCGGGCAAGGAGCTCCTGCGGCTGGTGGCCGTGGAACGGACGCTCTCCGGCGTGGGCTCACTCTGGAACGGCTGGCGTGAGTCCCGCCGCATCCTCGATGATCCCGACTGGGCACCGATGCCGGCGCTTGCTCCACACGAATCGGATGCCCAATGA
- a CDS encoding nucleoside-diphosphate sugar epimerase/dehydratase, with product MEQTDNREPSAGGNRDHSAARTDKPALWLWSQYAFDSLAWIVAVLLALILRLELLVNQVNVPGAVAFCAIAVISQLIVGVSFALYRGRYAFGSFHEAKLLVIVTVIVSVILLLVSVAFVSVIQIPRSVAIIAFPFACMFMASTRYLKRMYVESKAKPGDDAQRTLIYGAGFLGQSLVTRMMQDRDSPYFPVGLIDDDPAKKHLRLATVPVMGRLEDLPEIARRTRATALVIAFSDVEAAQVRRVSDLVEGLNIRVLVLPPLREMLAAGGGKGLTDFREVAVEDLIGRRPVDIHVEEVAGYISGRRVLVTGAGGSIGSELCRQIAEYNPAELIMLDRDETGLQATQISLTGRGLLTGKDTVLADIRDAETLRTIFLDRMPEVVFHAAALKHVSLLEQYPEEAWKTNVLGTLNVLRASQAAGVGTFVNISTDKAANPTSVLGHSKRVAEKLTAWAAGEEGKRYVSVRFGNVIGSRGSMLPLFTEQIRVGGPITVTDPEVTRFFMTIPEACQLVIQAGAIGTGGEVMLLDMGEPVKILDVARRMIAMSGKDIKIEFTGLRKGEKLHEDLVGVDEVDSRPLHPKISHARVAALDPELLDLRDWKAKGGIEECPQSLEPPAEKGA from the coding sequence ATGGAACAAACGGACAACCGGGAGCCCTCGGCCGGCGGAAATCGGGATCATTCCGCTGCCCGGACGGACAAGCCGGCCCTTTGGCTCTGGTCACAGTACGCCTTCGACTCGCTCGCCTGGATCGTTGCGGTTCTGCTTGCCCTCATCCTGCGACTGGAACTGCTGGTCAACCAGGTCAATGTTCCCGGGGCTGTTGCGTTCTGCGCCATCGCAGTGATCTCCCAGCTGATCGTGGGAGTCAGTTTTGCGCTTTACCGTGGGCGTTATGCCTTCGGCAGCTTCCACGAGGCCAAGCTGCTGGTGATCGTTACGGTCATTGTGTCGGTCATCCTGCTGCTGGTGAGCGTGGCGTTCGTGTCGGTGATCCAGATTCCGCGAAGCGTCGCCATCATCGCCTTCCCGTTTGCCTGCATGTTCATGGCTTCAACCCGCTACCTCAAGCGAATGTATGTCGAAAGCAAGGCCAAGCCCGGCGATGACGCCCAGCGAACGCTGATCTACGGTGCAGGCTTCCTCGGTCAGTCGCTGGTGACCCGGATGATGCAGGACCGCGATTCCCCCTATTTCCCTGTGGGCCTGATCGACGACGACCCCGCTAAGAAGCACCTGCGCCTTGCCACCGTTCCGGTCATGGGGAGACTCGAAGACCTGCCGGAGATCGCGCGGCGCACCCGGGCGACGGCCCTTGTTATCGCCTTCTCCGACGTCGAAGCCGCCCAGGTCCGCCGCGTGTCGGATCTGGTGGAGGGGCTCAATATACGGGTCCTGGTACTCCCGCCACTTCGCGAGATGCTCGCCGCTGGCGGAGGAAAAGGCCTCACCGACTTCCGTGAGGTTGCAGTCGAGGACCTCATCGGGCGGCGGCCTGTCGACATCCACGTGGAAGAGGTAGCCGGCTACATCTCCGGTCGCCGTGTGCTCGTCACCGGAGCGGGTGGTTCCATCGGATCGGAGCTGTGCCGGCAGATTGCGGAATACAACCCGGCCGAGCTGATCATGTTGGACCGGGACGAGACAGGACTGCAGGCCACGCAGATTTCGCTCACTGGCCGCGGACTGCTCACGGGCAAAGACACGGTGCTGGCGGACATCCGGGACGCCGAGACGCTCCGCACCATCTTCCTCGACCGCATGCCGGAGGTTGTCTTCCATGCGGCGGCCCTGAAGCACGTCTCCCTGCTTGAGCAGTACCCCGAAGAGGCCTGGAAGACCAACGTGCTGGGGACGCTCAACGTACTGCGGGCCTCCCAGGCTGCCGGGGTCGGCACCTTCGTCAACATCTCCACGGACAAGGCCGCCAACCCCACCAGCGTTCTGGGCCATTCGAAGCGCGTAGCTGAGAAGCTCACGGCCTGGGCCGCGGGAGAAGAAGGCAAACGGTACGTGTCCGTAAGGTTCGGAAACGTGATTGGCAGCAGGGGGTCAATGCTGCCGCTGTTCACCGAGCAGATCCGCGTGGGCGGACCGATCACGGTCACAGATCCGGAAGTGACGCGGTTCTTCATGACCATTCCGGAGGCATGCCAGCTGGTCATCCAGGCAGGTGCGATCGGCACCGGGGGCGAAGTCATGCTGCTGGACATGGGTGAGCCGGTCAAGATCCTCGACGTGGCACGCCGGATGATCGCAATGTCGGGCAAGGACATCAAGATCGAGTTCACCGGCCTGCGGAAGGGCGAAAAGCTCCATGAGGACCTGGTGGGTGTCGACGAGGTGGACTCCCGTCCGCTGCATCCAAAAATTTCGCACGCCCGGGTTGCTGCCCTCGATCCCGAGCTGCTCGATCTCCGGGACTGGAAGGCCAAGGGCGGTATCGAAGAGTGCCCCCAGAGCCTGGAGCCGCCCGCGGAGAAGGGCGCCTGA
- a CDS encoding glycosyltransferase gives MQETVAVAAVTFDRPDDVQTLLAALAAQDHPLTSVALVDSGTQDVASLAEQSAAPVNYIRSRTNLGGAGGFSLAILSAIASGADWVWIMDDDAHPEDTRVLSSLLKAARERQLDVVVPLIVAPTDASRLSFPYRVAGRTTHDRKLVEDRGFIPDIAQFFNGALLRADVFFRVGLPDLRLFIRGDETDFMLRLRRAGIPFGTVTTVALSHPPGWDEVQHVLGDRLHVLVPQTPFKRFYFFRNRGHLTRRYLRPKSFIADVVGYPLYYLRRGDVAGLLSWARAYIAGVRGRSFGPPSDFGF, from the coding sequence TTGCAGGAAACCGTGGCTGTAGCGGCCGTGACCTTCGACAGGCCGGATGACGTACAGACACTCCTGGCGGCGCTGGCAGCGCAGGACCACCCGCTCACCTCGGTGGCGCTCGTGGACTCAGGTACTCAGGATGTCGCCTCCCTCGCCGAACAGTCCGCGGCGCCCGTCAACTACATCCGTTCCCGAACCAATCTCGGCGGTGCCGGCGGTTTCTCGCTGGCCATCCTCTCGGCAATCGCGAGCGGCGCCGACTGGGTGTGGATCATGGACGACGACGCACATCCCGAAGACACAAGGGTTCTCAGCAGCCTGCTGAAAGCCGCGCGCGAGCGGCAGCTCGACGTCGTCGTACCCCTGATCGTGGCGCCGACCGACGCAAGCCGGCTGTCCTTCCCCTATCGTGTCGCGGGCCGCACCACGCACGACCGCAAGCTGGTCGAGGATCGCGGCTTCATCCCGGACATTGCCCAGTTCTTCAATGGGGCGCTGCTCCGCGCGGACGTATTTTTCCGGGTCGGCCTGCCCGACCTGCGCCTCTTCATCCGAGGTGACGAGACCGACTTCATGCTCCGCCTCCGCCGAGCGGGAATCCCGTTCGGCACAGTGACCACTGTGGCGCTCAGCCATCCGCCGGGCTGGGACGAAGTGCAGCACGTACTCGGCGACCGGCTCCATGTCCTGGTGCCCCAGACGCCCTTCAAGCGTTTCTACTTCTTCCGGAACCGGGGACACCTGACTCGGCGCTACCTGCGTCCGAAGTCCTTCATCGCCGACGTTGTCGGCTACCCGCTCTATTACCTGCGCCGTGGCGATGTGGCCGGACTCCTGTCCTGGGCGCGCGCCTATATCGCGGGAGTGCGCGGGCGCAGTTTCGGGCCGCCGTCGGACTTCGGATTCTGA
- a CDS encoding NAD-dependent epimerase/dehydratase family protein, translating into MKWAVVGGSGFVGSAVLKALSNAGEETLSLSAPRLQCDAASPADVHDAADRLSAVVHQLAEQLSGAAVVVNAAGAAAPGSTDTAVLGGANALLPVLLMRAGKAAGVRRLIHLSSAAVQGHRPVLDETPDVAPFSPYSRSKALGEQSLAFNTSADDTPEGLDVVIVRATSVQGPDRPTTAALARLAASPLASVAAPGTAPSPVASVDALAELVRILGSREGAVGNGSVPAIVLQPWERLTVRSVLESAGGTPLLLPSVLCRLVLRCAYAVSSLLGERLHGAVRRVELMWFGQDQVAGWTDREGIVLPCRISPILEAAGARRRRRS; encoded by the coding sequence ATGAAGTGGGCGGTGGTGGGCGGCAGCGGATTCGTCGGCTCAGCAGTGCTGAAGGCGCTCAGCAATGCCGGCGAAGAGACGCTGTCGCTTTCTGCGCCCCGCCTGCAGTGCGACGCCGCATCCCCGGCTGACGTGCACGACGCCGCCGACCGCCTCTCCGCCGTCGTGCACCAGCTCGCGGAGCAGCTGTCCGGGGCAGCTGTCGTGGTCAATGCCGCGGGCGCGGCCGCTCCCGGAAGCACAGACACCGCCGTCCTGGGCGGCGCCAACGCGCTGCTTCCGGTGCTGCTCATGCGGGCCGGCAAGGCTGCGGGCGTCAGGCGCCTGATCCACCTGAGCAGCGCCGCCGTGCAGGGTCACCGGCCGGTACTGGACGAAACCCCCGACGTGGCACCCTTCTCCCCCTACTCACGCAGCAAGGCGTTGGGCGAACAGTCCCTTGCGTTCAACACGTCCGCTGACGACACACCGGAGGGGCTCGACGTTGTCATTGTGCGCGCCACTTCCGTACAGGGCCCTGACCGGCCGACGACGGCGGCGCTGGCCAGACTTGCCGCCTCACCCCTTGCGTCGGTCGCCGCACCGGGAACGGCTCCCAGTCCCGTTGCCTCGGTGGACGCGCTTGCGGAACTGGTGCGGATCCTCGGATCTCGGGAAGGTGCGGTTGGGAACGGCTCCGTGCCGGCGATCGTGCTGCAGCCGTGGGAGCGCCTTACCGTTCGATCGGTTCTTGAGTCGGCCGGTGGGACGCCGCTGCTCCTGCCGTCAGTGCTTTGCCGGCTGGTCCTGCGCTGCGCCTACGCCGTCTCAAGCCTGCTCGGTGAACGCCTGCACGGCGCAGTTCGACGGGTGGAACTGATGTGGTTCGGACAGGATCAGGTAGCCGGGTGGACCGACCGGGAGGGCATCGTCCTGCCGTGCCGGATCAGTCCGATCCTTGAGGCGGCAGGGGCGCGCCGGCGTCGTCGTTCCTGA